A portion of the Myxococcales bacterium genome contains these proteins:
- a CDS encoding class I SAM-dependent methyltransferase, translating into MAADSREAPKAPGFDYTGIPNGYYDRILRDGHPIRRLWHVSKFERVLDYLPAEEGGAILDVGCFAGSFLSMVPRYRFERQVGVDILSEQVEYANRHHGSPFRSFHYRPSVLELGDIGEPFDCVTLIEVIEHLPAHEIQTLFDHFRRMIKPGGRLVLTTPNYASTWPLLELMLNRFSEVSYEEQHITRFTFFDFEKKLASICPSVWSDFSLELKTTTHFLTPFLASLSYEIARGLSRVVPHRSWRQPFGNLLLAVFRRAD; encoded by the coding sequence ATGGCGGCGGACTCGCGCGAAGCGCCGAAGGCACCCGGGTTCGACTACACGGGCATCCCGAACGGCTATTACGACCGGATCCTCAGAGACGGTCACCCGATTCGTCGCCTGTGGCACGTCTCGAAGTTCGAGCGCGTGCTCGACTACCTCCCCGCGGAAGAGGGCGGCGCCATCCTCGACGTCGGGTGTTTCGCCGGCTCCTTCCTGTCGATGGTCCCCCGGTACCGCTTCGAGCGTCAGGTCGGCGTCGACATCCTCAGCGAGCAAGTCGAATACGCCAACCGGCACCACGGGAGCCCGTTCCGCTCGTTCCACTACCGCCCCTCGGTCCTCGAGCTCGGCGACATCGGCGAGCCCTTCGATTGCGTGACGCTCATCGAGGTCATCGAGCACTTGCCGGCGCACGAGATCCAAACGTTGTTCGATCACTTCCGCCGCATGATCAAGCCCGGCGGGCGCCTCGTGCTCACGACGCCCAACTACGCGAGCACCTGGCCGCTGCTCGAGCTGATGCTCAATCGGTTTTCCGAAGTCAGCTACGAGGAGCAACACATCACGCGCTTCACGTTCTTCGACTTCGAGAAGAAGCTCGCGAGCATTTGCCCCTCCGTGTGGAGCGATTTTTCCCTCGAGCTAAAGACCACGACGCACTTTTTGACGCCGTTTTTGGCGAGCCTCTCCTACGAGATCGCCCGCGGCCTCTCGCGCGTCGTGCCGCACCGCAGTTGGCGCCAGCCCTTCGGCAACCTCTTGCTCGCCGTCTTTCGCCGCGCCGATTGA